In Lacibacter sp. H375, one DNA window encodes the following:
- a CDS encoding SurA N-terminal domain-containing protein gives MSIIQQIREKYAAVSIAVIALSLIGFILTDYFAGRGSGAGSQPTSIGSVNGKDIDVNVFSDRLTEMENGYRAQGMDVNDEMRQQLIEMLWSNEVEETILTGEYEKLGLTFSSADMNEALYGSNPPPALAQQFRDQQTGAYDVNAARQFINSLKNKKANDPQRVYVERNIIDYIVQNGLRTKYGALLAGSVFYPKWLSDKDLNDQSSIASISYVAVPYTTISDSAVKVTDEDINAYVRKHKNEFKQEESRAISYVIFDAAPSAADSAYALGEVNKQYSAFATSTDAEQFVIANSSTTAFYNGYVLKSALQVPNADSIRSLPVGGVFGPYQDGGNYVIAKMVAKRDIPDSVKCRHILVGVMDQQTGQAIMSDSAALKLIDSIKNAVNAGANWGEMVKKYNPLSDGSRENNGEMTFSANQVQQPNFAKEFADFILLDGKVGERKVVKTSFGYHYIEIMEQKKIEPAYKIAYFSRAVQPSDETISSASTAAAQFAAEARNAKQFEEAITKKKLVPRVAEIRPTDYSIIGLGGARNLVKWVYENKVGNVSEPTTLGDKVVVALIAEEKEEGVPDAKTARIQVESIVRNQKKAAQIISKIGNNRDLSQIATSFKTNVLRADSLSFFSPFIPGVGMEPKVTGAAFNPAVKGKSSEPIAGNTAVFVIRTENVGLQPAGNAAYNDRRLQMEAGMKQNAANAALQSLRKAAKVKDRRIKFY, from the coding sequence ATGTCCATTATTCAGCAGATTCGTGAAAAGTATGCAGCCGTGAGCATTGCTGTGATTGCTTTGAGCCTTATCGGATTTATTCTAACAGATTACTTTGCCGGCCGTGGTAGCGGTGCCGGATCGCAACCTACTTCTATTGGTTCTGTAAACGGAAAAGATATCGATGTCAATGTTTTCAGTGATCGTTTAACAGAAATGGAAAATGGTTACCGTGCCCAGGGAATGGATGTAAATGATGAAATGCGCCAGCAATTGATCGAAATGTTATGGAGTAATGAAGTGGAAGAAACAATTCTTACTGGTGAATATGAAAAACTTGGTTTAACGTTCTCTTCTGCTGATATGAATGAAGCGTTATATGGTAGTAACCCACCTCCGGCATTGGCACAACAATTCAGAGATCAGCAAACCGGTGCGTATGATGTAAATGCAGCCCGCCAGTTTATTAATTCACTGAAAAATAAGAAAGCAAACGATCCGCAACGTGTCTATGTTGAGCGCAACATCATTGATTATATTGTACAGAATGGTTTGCGCACAAAATATGGTGCTCTTTTAGCCGGTAGTGTATTTTATCCAAAATGGTTAAGTGATAAAGACCTGAACGATCAAAGCAGTATTGCTTCTATCAGTTATGTTGCTGTTCCTTATACTACTATCAGCGACAGTGCTGTAAAAGTTACGGATGAAGATATCAATGCATATGTGCGTAAACATAAAAATGAATTCAAGCAGGAAGAAAGCAGAGCGATCTCTTATGTAATTTTTGATGCTGCACCAAGTGCTGCAGACTCTGCTTATGCATTGGGTGAAGTAAATAAACAATACAGTGCGTTTGCTACTTCAACAGATGCTGAACAATTTGTAATTGCCAATAGCTCAACCACAGCTTTCTATAATGGTTATGTTTTGAAATCTGCTTTACAGGTTCCCAATGCAGATTCTATCCGCAGTCTTCCTGTTGGTGGTGTGTTTGGACCATACCAGGATGGCGGTAATTATGTTATTGCCAAAATGGTTGCTAAGCGTGACATTCCTGATTCAGTAAAATGCCGTCACATTCTTGTTGGTGTAATGGATCAGCAAACTGGCCAGGCGATCATGAGTGATAGTGCTGCATTGAAACTGATCGACAGTATTAAAAATGCTGTGAATGCAGGAGCTAACTGGGGTGAAATGGTGAAGAAGTATAATCCATTAAGCGATGGAAGCCGTGAGAATAATGGTGAAATGACCTTTAGTGCCAACCAGGTGCAACAACCAAACTTTGCAAAAGAGTTTGCCGATTTTATTTTGTTAGATGGTAAGGTTGGAGAAAGAAAAGTAGTGAAAACAAGTTTTGGTTACCACTACATTGAAATTATGGAGCAAAAGAAAATAGAACCTGCTTATAAAATTGCTTACTTCTCACGTGCGGTTCAGCCGAGTGATGAAACCATCAGCAGTGCAAGTACAGCTGCAGCCCAGTTTGCTGCTGAAGCACGTAATGCAAAACAGTTTGAGGAAGCAATTACAAAAAAGAAATTAGTGCCACGTGTTGCAGAAATTCGTCCTACTGATTACTCTATTATCGGTTTAGGCGGGGCACGTAATCTTGTTAAGTGGGTGTATGAGAATAAAGTGGGTAATGTATCAGAACCTACAACACTTGGTGATAAAGTTGTGGTAGCATTAATTGCTGAAGAAAAAGAAGAAGGTGTGCCTGATGCCAAAACAGCACGTATCCAGGTTGAGAGCATTGTTCGCAATCAAAAGAAAGCAGCACAGATCATTAGTAAGATTGGGAACAATCGTGATCTAAGCCAGATCGCAACCAGCTTTAAAACAAATGTGTTACGTGCAGATAGTCTATCATTCTTCTCTCCGTTTATTCCGGGAGTGGGTATGGAGCCGAAAGTTACCGGCGCTGCATTTAACCCTGCGGTAAAAGGAAAGAGCAGCGAACCAATTGCCGGTAATACAGCAGTATTTGTGATCCGTACAGAAAATGTTGGATTGCAGCCAGCGGGAAATGCTGCCTACAACGATCGTCGTTTACAGATGGAAGCTGGCATGAAACAAAATGCTGCAAATGCAGCATTACAGTCATTACGCAAGGCGGCTAAAGTAAAAGACAGGAGAATTAAGTTCTATTAA
- a CDS encoding DUF2480 family protein, with protein sequence MSEVIVNKVAESALQTIDLEAWIPKEEPVLFDLKDFLFMGLIIKEKEFRASLQQTDTSVYKDKTVLISCSADAIIPMWAYMLVASLLQPVASELFLGSAAEWKRQKLMQAIAALDTSVYKDQRVVVKGCGDEPIPEAAYLEITNKLRPVAKSIMYGEPCSTVPIFKQPKPTV encoded by the coding sequence ATGAGTGAAGTGATAGTAAATAAAGTAGCTGAAAGTGCCTTGCAAACCATTGATCTGGAAGCCTGGATCCCAAAGGAAGAACCTGTTCTATTCGACTTGAAGGATTTCCTGTTTATGGGATTGATCATTAAAGAGAAAGAATTCAGGGCATCGCTTCAGCAAACAGATACAAGTGTTTATAAAGACAAAACTGTATTGATCAGTTGCAGTGCAGATGCCATTATTCCGATGTGGGCTTATATGCTGGTGGCATCTTTATTACAGCCTGTAGCAAGTGAATTGTTTTTGGGTTCAGCGGCCGAATGGAAGAGGCAAAAACTTATGCAGGCAATTGCAGCGCTTGATACAAGTGTTTACAAAGATCAACGGGTGGTGGTAAAAGGATGTGGCGATGAACCAATACCCGAAGCAGCTTATCTGGAGATCACTAACAAATTAAGACCTGTAGCGAAAAGCATCATGTACGGAGAACCTTGCAGCACTGTTCCGATTTTTAAACAACCAAAACCAACTGTATAA
- a CDS encoding RidA family protein produces MKLFFVLLFAFAFVTVSAQTVDDKIKELGLQLPPASKPIANYVKYVRTGNLIFLAGHVPTKADGTHITGKLGKDLTIDQGYEAAKVTALSLVGTLKDALGGDLNKVKRIVKVNGYVNCLPDFTEQPKVINGCSDLLVQIFGDKGKHARAAMGMVALPSNVAVEIEMVVEVE; encoded by the coding sequence ATGAAATTATTCTTTGTATTACTATTTGCTTTCGCTTTTGTTACTGTAAGTGCACAAACAGTTGATGATAAGATCAAAGAACTGGGATTACAATTGCCGCCTGCTAGTAAACCCATTGCCAATTATGTAAAGTATGTGCGCACCGGTAATCTTATTTTTTTGGCAGGACATGTACCAACAAAAGCAGATGGAACACACATCACAGGAAAACTTGGAAAAGATCTTACTATTGATCAAGGTTATGAGGCAGCAAAGGTTACAGCACTCAGTCTTGTTGGTACGTTGAAAGATGCTCTTGGTGGCGACCTAAATAAAGTAAAACGAATTGTAAAAGTAAATGGCTACGTTAACTGTCTGCCCGATTTTACAGAGCAACCGAAAGTGATCAATGGCTGCAGTGATCTGCTGGTACAAATTTTTGGTGACAAAGGAAAACATGCAAGGGCAGCAATGGGCATGGTAGCACTTCCGTCTAATGTTGCTGTTGAAATTGAAATGGTGGTAGAAGTAGAGTAG
- the corA gene encoding magnesium/cobalt transporter CorA, which produces MGKRSSYLDIVLNPLNLLRTKRILNVNPTVVPLRQEPDRINLYVYDYDFENLHQEKLAEVKDAFRYKHTSSVTWINVDGIRRKDIEDICNHFNIHSLVLEDILSIGQRPKVDDIDGTMFCLLNMLYFNDKDSTVETEQISIVLGKQFVLSFQEDASRDVFNPLRDKLQFRSNKIRQSGTDYLFYSLIDMIVDNYFVVMEKLSDKLELLEEDIIRHPDKRSLAKINQLRKEMIVLKRNIAPVRDMINGILRSESPLIQERTEKYFKDIYDHIVQANDLAENYRDMMMNLHDLYLSNVNLKMNEVMKVMAIVTCLLAPATVIGGMFGMNFDIIPYAHHKWGFYLTCGMMILIPMVMLYFFRKRGWF; this is translated from the coding sequence ATGGGAAAGCGGAGCTCCTATCTAGACATTGTGTTGAATCCTCTCAACCTCCTGCGGACAAAACGTATCCTCAACGTAAATCCCACGGTAGTTCCACTGCGACAAGAACCCGACCGTATCAATTTATACGTGTATGATTACGATTTTGAAAACCTGCACCAGGAAAAGTTAGCCGAAGTAAAAGATGCGTTCCGGTACAAACATACATCGAGCGTTACATGGATTAATGTGGATGGCATTCGCAGAAAAGACATTGAAGATATTTGCAATCATTTTAATATTCACTCCCTGGTGCTTGAAGATATTCTCAGCATTGGTCAACGTCCAAAGGTTGATGATATTGACGGCACCATGTTCTGCCTGTTGAACATGCTATACTTTAATGATAAAGACTCAACCGTGGAAACAGAACAAATATCTATTGTGTTGGGAAAGCAGTTTGTGCTTAGTTTCCAGGAAGATGCTTCCAGGGATGTCTTTAATCCTTTGCGTGATAAACTGCAATTCCGAAGTAACAAGATCAGGCAAAGCGGAACTGATTATCTTTTTTATTCGCTTATTGATATGATCGTTGATAATTATTTTGTGGTGATGGAAAAGCTCAGCGATAAGCTCGAGTTACTCGAAGAAGATATTATCCGACACCCAGATAAACGTTCACTGGCAAAGATCAACCAACTGCGAAAAGAAATGATCGTATTAAAACGAAATATTGCTCCGGTTCGTGATATGATCAATGGCATTCTTCGAAGCGAAAGTCCGTTAATACAGGAACGCACAGAGAAATACTTTAAAGATATTTATGATCACATTGTTCAGGCAAATGATCTTGCAGAAAACTACCGTGATATGATGATGAACTTACATGATCTCTACTTGAGTAATGTAAACCTGAAGATGAATGAAGTGATGAAGGTGATGGCGATTGTAACTTGTCTATTGGCTCCCGCAACTGTAATTGGTGGGATGTTCGGTATGAATTTCGACATCATCCCTTATGCGCATCACAAATGGGGTTTCTATTTAACCTGCGGTATGATGATCCTGATTCCAATGGTGATGTTATATTTTTTCCGTAAGAGGGGATGGTTTTAA
- a CDS encoding serine hydrolase, with the protein MKKRIEELISGFNGDIGIYVKSLKTGKIVAINADTVFPTASMVKVPILLAVIDKINKGELTYHQPIIYNDSILYAGVDILGSYKNNEQVELSKVIMLMLTTSDNTASLWLQSLAGTGTRINEIMQELGYKHTRVNSRTPGREENRTAYGWGQTTPFEMANIIERIYRKEIFNDSSCIRMMRLLGRNYWDEEGLSSIPPTVEVFSKNGAVNASRSEVMLVNAPHHPYVVCIITKNNKDQSWNANNEAWTLTRKLSSLLWNYFEPNMKF; encoded by the coding sequence TTGAAGAAGCGGATCGAAGAACTGATCAGCGGTTTTAATGGCGATATTGGTATTTATGTGAAGAGTTTAAAAACAGGAAAAATAGTTGCCATAAATGCTGATACGGTTTTTCCAACTGCAAGCATGGTGAAAGTGCCCATCCTGCTGGCAGTAATTGATAAGATCAACAAAGGAGAGTTGACTTATCATCAACCAATCATATACAACGATTCAATACTTTATGCAGGAGTTGATATACTCGGCTCTTATAAAAACAACGAGCAGGTGGAGTTATCGAAAGTAATTATGCTCATGCTTACCACCAGCGATAATACAGCAAGTTTATGGTTACAAAGTTTAGCCGGAACCGGTACACGCATTAATGAAATTATGCAGGAGCTTGGGTATAAGCATACACGAGTCAATTCAAGAACACCCGGCCGTGAAGAAAACCGAACTGCTTACGGATGGGGACAAACGACCCCCTTTGAAATGGCGAATATCATAGAACGTATTTACCGTAAAGAGATCTTTAACGACAGCAGCTGCATCCGCATGATGCGATTGTTAGGCCGTAATTACTGGGATGAAGAAGGGTTGTCGTCTATTCCTCCAACGGTTGAAGTATTCAGCAAAAATGGAGCGGTAAATGCCAGTCGCAGCGAAGTTATGCTGGTCAATGCGCCACATCACCCTTATGTGGTTTGTATCATCACAAAAAACAATAAAGACCAAAGTTGGAATGCAAATAACGAAGCCTGGACACTAACCCGTAAGCTTTCTTCGTTATTGTGGAACTATTTTGAGCCCAACATGAAGTTTTAA
- the feoB gene encoding ferrous iron transport protein B, protein MATNKIHIALVGNPNSGKTSLFNTLTGLNQKVGNFPGVTVDKKSGELNLGTDLRAELIDLPGSYSLYPRRADEWVSYRVLMNQDTDVKADVVVIVADASTLKRNLLFVSQIIDLKIPAVLALTMMDVARKKDIIIDLKGLERELGIPVVPVNPRKNKGIDALKKAVEATARQQYRPPAFDFILNKNLATEAVNEVKEILPHLSDYAAIHHLINHESFLLNAAMQDKIETIEQRNKVQHTRIQAEEIMLRYQRIKQIVQNTITEESPVKKQLIAEKLDRVLLHRVWGYAILLTVLFLLFQSIFWIAQYPMDMIELFFLKASNWFSSWLPDTWLTDLFINGVLAGLSGIFVFVPQIMILFGLITILEETGYMARIGFLTDKIMRKVGLNGKSVMPMISGFACAVPAIMSVRNIENQKERLLTILVTPLMSCSARLPVYTILIALVIPKKYFLGFLSLQGLVMMGLYVFSVVIALVVSYVAKRFIKLKEKSFFILELPLYRHPRYKNVVITMIEKAKIFVFDAGKIIMVISLLLWALSSYGPDNRIEKVNTAYAQRLAAAPQNAEVIEKEKQTALLQNSYAGVMGQYIEPVIKPLGYDWKIGIALITSFAAREVFVGTMATLYSVDSDGADEQTLRQKMHAAVKADGTKVYTLATGVSLMIFYLLAMQCMSTLAIVKRETRSWKWPIIQLVYMTGLAYILSLIAYQLLK, encoded by the coding sequence ATGGCCACAAACAAAATTCATATTGCATTAGTTGGCAACCCCAACAGCGGTAAAACTTCTTTGTTTAATACCCTAACCGGTCTTAACCAGAAAGTGGGCAATTTCCCGGGCGTTACGGTTGATAAAAAATCCGGTGAACTAAATCTGGGTACTGATTTAAGGGCCGAGTTGATTGACTTACCCGGCTCTTACAGCCTGTATCCCCGACGTGCAGATGAATGGGTGAGCTATCGTGTACTCATGAACCAGGACACAGATGTAAAAGCGGATGTGGTGGTGATTGTGGCAGATGCAAGCACCTTGAAACGGAACCTCCTTTTTGTATCCCAGATAATTGACCTGAAGATACCTGCAGTGCTGGCACTAACCATGATGGATGTAGCCCGCAAGAAAGACATTATCATTGATCTGAAAGGATTGGAGCGAGAGTTGGGCATTCCTGTTGTTCCGGTAAATCCAAGGAAAAACAAAGGAATTGATGCGTTGAAAAAAGCTGTGGAAGCAACGGCCAGGCAGCAATACCGTCCGCCGGCTTTTGATTTCATCCTCAATAAAAATCTTGCTACTGAAGCGGTAAATGAAGTAAAAGAGATCTTGCCTCACCTGAGTGATTATGCAGCTATCCATCACCTCATCAACCACGAATCGTTTTTGTTGAATGCAGCGATGCAGGACAAAATTGAAACGATCGAACAACGTAACAAAGTTCAGCATACACGTATCCAGGCCGAAGAGATCATGCTGCGTTACCAACGCATTAAGCAAATCGTTCAGAATACCATCACCGAAGAATCGCCGGTAAAAAAACAATTGATCGCAGAAAAACTCGATCGGGTGTTGCTTCATCGTGTCTGGGGTTATGCCATTTTACTTACAGTATTGTTCCTGCTGTTTCAAAGTATATTCTGGATCGCACAGTATCCCATGGATATGATCGAGCTCTTTTTCCTGAAAGCGTCAAACTGGTTCAGCAGCTGGTTGCCTGATACGTGGCTAACTGATCTGTTCATTAATGGTGTGCTCGCAGGCTTGAGCGGCATTTTTGTGTTTGTACCACAGATCATGATCCTGTTTGGTTTAATCACTATACTTGAAGAGACAGGCTATATGGCACGCATTGGTTTTTTAACCGATAAGATCATGCGTAAAGTAGGGTTGAATGGAAAAAGTGTGATGCCGATGATCAGCGGCTTTGCCTGTGCTGTACCGGCTATCATGAGTGTGCGAAATATTGAGAACCAGAAAGAGCGATTGCTGACGATCCTGGTAACTCCTCTCATGAGTTGCAGCGCAAGACTGCCTGTTTATACTATTCTAATTGCATTGGTAATTCCTAAAAAATATTTCCTTGGCTTCCTGAGTTTACAGGGTTTGGTGATGATGGGTCTTTATGTATTTAGTGTGGTGATAGCCTTGGTGGTTTCGTATGTCGCCAAGCGTTTCATTAAACTGAAAGAGAAAAGCTTTTTTATTCTGGAGCTTCCGTTGTACCGTCATCCACGTTATAAGAATGTTGTGATCACTATGATCGAAAAGGCAAAGATCTTTGTGTTTGATGCCGGTAAAATCATTATGGTCATCAGTTTGTTACTGTGGGCATTGAGTTCTTACGGTCCCGATAACAGAATTGAAAAAGTAAATACAGCGTATGCACAACGCCTGGCAGCTGCACCACAGAATGCTGAAGTCATCGAAAAAGAAAAACAAACTGCCTTGTTGCAAAATTCCTACGCAGGTGTAATGGGTCAATACATTGAACCGGTAATTAAACCACTTGGTTACGATTGGAAAATTGGTATTGCCTTGATCACTTCCTTTGCAGCACGTGAAGTATTTGTTGGAACGATGGCTACACTTTACTCCGTTGACAGTGATGGTGCTGACGAGCAAACTCTTCGTCAGAAAATGCATGCTGCTGTAAAAGCCGATGGAACAAAAGTGTACACACTTGCAACAGGTGTATCGTTGATGATCTTCTATTTGTTGGCCATGCAGTGTATGAGCACACTCGCCATTGTAAAACGTGAAACCCGGAGTTGGAAATGGCCCATCATACAACTCGTGTATATGACAGGCCTTGCATATATATTAAGTTTGATCGCTTACCAGTTGTTGAAATAA
- a CDS encoding M28 family peptidase: MKSFLSFLFFLLITIGSFAQKLSKADKLSLLNLRTHTSFLADDKLEGRRTGTKGEELAYKYIIQEFQRNGVEAKGENGFLQVFEINEGKQILPSTFFIIDGEHLKVDKDFFPFSWSANGSIEAMASPSLHEGGSAWFWDIKELMAENENNPHFDLLNAIRTKEKDAAQKGATALILFNSGSKEAGLKYDAKDRSALSTIPVIWLQKRIGDKIAADPSAMQDIKLKVEQGEKIRKGHNVVGYINNNAASTIIIGAHYDHLGYGEDNNSRNTGAAAIHNGADDNASGTAALIELSRLLKTEGAKTSNYLLIAFSGEELGLYGSKYYTDHPTVSLNTVNYMINMDMVGRFNDTAKTITVGGIGTSPTWGTLINEKKPAFSIKVDSSGTGPSDHTSFYRKDIPVLFFFTGLHTDYHKPSDDFDKINYNGQLLVVKYITRLIARSSKEPKLAFTKTREQQTTTTARFTVSMGIMPDYTFSGNGVKVDGVSEGRAAQKAGLKAGDVVTKLGEFNISSVEAYMQALSKFKKGDSTKVKVKRGNEELEFDIAF, from the coding sequence ATGAAAAGCTTTCTTTCGTTTTTGTTTTTTCTACTCATAACCATTGGTTCTTTTGCACAAAAGCTGAGTAAGGCCGATAAACTGAGTTTACTCAATCTCCGTACACATACAAGTTTTCTGGCTGATGATAAACTTGAAGGAAGAAGAACCGGCACAAAAGGCGAAGAGCTTGCTTACAAATACATCATCCAGGAGTTTCAACGAAACGGTGTGGAGGCAAAAGGTGAAAATGGTTTCCTCCAGGTGTTTGAGATAAACGAAGGAAAGCAAATACTGCCTTCCACCTTTTTTATTATTGACGGAGAACATTTAAAGGTTGATAAAGATTTTTTCCCTTTCAGCTGGAGTGCAAACGGAAGTATTGAAGCAATGGCTTCTCCCAGTTTGCATGAGGGCGGCAGTGCCTGGTTCTGGGATATAAAAGAACTGATGGCTGAAAACGAAAATAATCCCCATTTCGATTTGTTGAACGCTATCCGCACAAAAGAAAAAGATGCCGCACAAAAGGGCGCAACAGCTTTGATATTGTTCAATAGCGGATCGAAGGAAGCAGGGTTGAAGTATGATGCAAAAGATCGCTCAGCATTATCTACTATTCCTGTTATCTGGTTACAAAAGCGTATTGGCGATAAAATCGCTGCAGATCCATCGGCTATGCAGGACATTAAACTGAAAGTGGAACAAGGCGAAAAGATCAGGAAGGGACATAATGTAGTTGGTTATATTAACAACAATGCAGCAAGCACCATCATCATTGGCGCACACTACGATCATTTGGGCTATGGTGAAGACAATAACTCACGCAATACCGGAGCGGCAGCAATTCACAACGGTGCTGATGATAATGCCAGTGGAACTGCCGCATTAATTGAGTTAAGCCGTTTATTAAAAACCGAAGGAGCAAAAACAAGTAACTACCTGCTCATTGCTTTCAGTGGTGAAGAACTGGGATTGTATGGTTCAAAATATTATACTGATCATCCAACTGTTTCGTTGAATACAGTGAATTATATGATCAATATGGATATGGTTGGTCGTTTCAATGATACGGCTAAAACGATTACTGTTGGCGGCATTGGCACATCACCAACATGGGGAACGCTTATCAATGAAAAGAAGCCCGCTTTCAGCATTAAAGTAGATAGCAGCGGAACAGGTCCCAGCGATCACACTTCTTTTTATCGTAAGGATATTCCTGTGTTATTTTTCTTTACCGGTTTACATACTGATTATCATAAACCAAGTGATGATTTTGACAAGATCAATTACAACGGTCAGTTATTGGTTGTAAAATATATCACCCGATTAATTGCACGCAGCAGCAAAGAGCCAAAACTGGCATTTACAAAAACACGTGAACAGCAAACTACTACTACTGCACGGTTTACAGTTAGCATGGGAATTATGCCCGATTATACATTCAGTGGTAATGGTGTGAAAGTGGATGGCGTAAGCGAAGGACGAGCAGCACAGAAAGCCGGTTTAAAAGCTGGCGATGTTGTAACAAAGCTGGGCGAATTTAATATCAGCTCTGTTGAGGCTTATATGCAGGCTTTGAGTAAATTTAAAAAAGGTGACAGCACAAAAGTGAAAGTGAAAAGAGGTAACGAAGAACTTGAATTTGATATAGCGTTTTAA
- a CDS encoding IPExxxVDY family protein, translated as MKLKIDNELLAEEFFENTLLLGVMAPMESQKFVWQVNQSMRFDFRLNDDIEIQLTKKNRQYYFSVFEYREPNMVLEYYLYKNQFDGEYLLPEFKHLDYLWLTKGDLPGEEDEKKLIADIRSIPGVQLVVELTNEKIKNKQHLIL; from the coding sequence ATGAAACTCAAAATCGATAACGAACTGCTGGCAGAAGAATTCTTTGAGAATACACTTCTGCTTGGTGTAATGGCGCCAATGGAAAGCCAGAAGTTTGTTTGGCAGGTAAACCAATCCATGCGTTTCGATTTTCGATTGAATGATGATATCGAAATTCAGTTAACCAAGAAAAACAGGCAGTATTACTTTTCGGTTTTTGAATACAGGGAGCCAAACATGGTGTTGGAATATTATCTCTATAAGAATCAATTTGACGGTGAGTATCTTTTGCCTGAATTCAAACACCTTGATTATTTGTGGCTGACAAAAGGCGATCTGCCTGGTGAAGAAGATGAAAAAAAACTGATCGCTGATATTCGAAGCATTCCCGGTGTGCAGTTAGTGGTTGAGTTAACCAATGAGAAAATAAAAAACAAGCAACATCTTATTTTATAA
- a CDS encoding 4a-hydroxytetrahydrobiopterin dehydratase, which produces MWTETDNKLYRKFEFADFSEAFAFMTRVALEAEKMDHHPLWTNVWNKVEIWLSTHDAGDIVTAKDKKLADKIDKLL; this is translated from the coding sequence ATGTGGACAGAAACTGATAATAAACTATACCGCAAATTTGAATTTGCTGACTTCTCGGAAGCGTTTGCGTTTATGACTCGTGTGGCGTTAGAAGCTGAAAAGATGGACCATCATCCGTTATGGACCAATGTATGGAATAAGGTGGAGATATGGCTCAGCACACACGATGCAGGTGATATTGTTACAGCAAAAGATAAAAAGCTTGCCGACAAAATCGACAAGCTTTTATAG
- a CDS encoding DUF4870 domain-containing protein, whose protein sequence is MDAKTIAWVSYLTLIGWIIAYVSYGNLNPKSSLATYHLRQSFGIMVTGLAIYIAFWMLVFMVPFLSFLITIIWIALVVLWVLGLISALNGEEKPLPVVGTYYQQWFQFIK, encoded by the coding sequence ATGGACGCAAAAACAATCGCCTGGGTAAGCTATCTTACCCTCATTGGCTGGATCATTGCTTATGTTTCATACGGCAATCTGAATCCAAAAAGTTCACTAGCTACATATCATCTCCGACAAAGTTTTGGAATCATGGTAACAGGCCTGGCCATATATATTGCCTTCTGGATGCTGGTGTTTATGGTTCCCTTTCTATCTTTTTTAATTACGATCATATGGATAGCACTTGTGGTGCTTTGGGTGTTGGGATTGATCTCTGCATTAAATGGCGAAGAAAAACCATTGCCTGTTGTAGGAACCTACTATCAGCAATGGTTTCAGTTTATTAAATAA